Within the Oscillatoria sp. FACHB-1406 genome, the region TTAATCATACACTCGCGGTTGAAATACCGATTGAAGAAGGCTCCTACTACCAAAGAGCAGGAGCCTTTAATTTTTTTGCCTAAACTGGTTAAGCTATCCGATTGGAGAACTTAGTCGAGGTCGGGCATGAAAAGAACGGGTTCGTTAACGCGATCGATTCCCTTCTCGAAACCAGCAGCAGCAGCGCGAGCGCGTCCTGCGTGCCACCAGTGACCGATTAAGAAGAAGAACGCCAAAACGAAGTGAGAGGTTGACAGCCAAGCGCGAGGGTTCACGTAGTTAAACGCATTCGGCTCGGTGATGATGCCGCCCACAGAGTTCAGAGAACCGTTCGGAGCGTGAGTCATGTACTCAGCAGCGCGGCGCAATTGCCAAGGCTGAATATCATTTCTCAGTTTGTCTAAATCCAGACCGTTCGGTCCGCGTAGCGGTTCGAGCCAAGGGCCTCGGAAATCCCAGAAGCGCATGGTTTCACCACCGAAGATGATTTCGCCCGTCGGAGAGCGCATCAGATATTTACCCAGACCGGTCGGACCTTGAGAAGAACTGATGTTCGCACCCAAACGTTGGTCGCGAGCGAGGAAGACCATTGCTTGCGCTTGAGAAGCTTCTGCGTTGGTCGGACCGTAAAATTCGCTCGGATAAGCCGTGTTATTGAACCAAACCATACAAGAGGCGATAAAGCCCATCATCGAGAGCGCCGCCAAACTGTAAGACAGATAAGCTTCGCCCGACCAGATTAAAGCGCGTCGCGCCCAAGCAAAAGGCTTGGTCAAAATGTGCCAAATCCCACCAGCAATACAGATTAAGCCAACCCAAATATGACCGCCGATGATGTCTTCCATGTTATTGACACCGACAATCCAACCTTCGCCAC harbors:
- the psbC gene encoding photosystem II reaction center protein CP43, which produces MVTLSNTSMAGAGGRDIESTGFAWWSGNARLINLSGKLLGAHVAHAGLIVFWAGAMTIFEVAHYVPEKPMYEQGFILMPHMATLGWGVGPGGEVIDTFPYFVIGVLHLISSAVLGLGGIYHAVRGPETLEEYSSFFGYDWKDKNQMTNIIGYHLILLGLGALLLVAKAMAFGGVYDTWAPGGGDVRIISNPTLNPAVIFGYLTKAPFGGEGWIVGVNNMEDIIGGHIWVGLICIAGGIWHILTKPFAWARRALIWSGEAYLSYSLAALSMMGFIASCMVWFNNTAYPSEFYGPTNAEASQAQAMVFLARDQRLGANISSSQGPTGLGKYLMRSPTGEIIFGGETMRFWDFRGPWLEPLRGPNGLDLDKLRNDIQPWQLRRAAEYMTHAPNGSLNSVGGIITEPNAFNYVNPRAWLSTSHFVLAFFFLIGHWWHAGRARAAAAGFEKGIDRVNEPVLFMPDLD